The genome window ATATGTTTTTTATCATATATTTTACACTGGCTTTATGCAAGTAAATTATAGATTAGATTATACTCTTCAGGAGAAAGATGAGAAAGTTTATATCTCTACTGATACTGATTGTTTTAAGTGCAATCTTTTTTATAGGCTGCAAAAGGATAGACAACTCAAACCCCAATGATATGCTTTTAACAGCAGCCCAGCTTGGAGATATTGACAGAGTAAGACTGGCAATTGCAAAAGGTGCCAATCTTAATTATCAGGATGAAAATGGAGGAACAGCATTACACTGGGCAGTATTTTACGGATATAAAGATATAGTCCAGCTATTACTAATGCATGGAGCAGACCCTTTAATCAAAGATAAAGACGGGATAACTCCTATAGATGTTGCCAGAATAAATAATAAAAAGGAAATGCTAAAATTACTGGAAAAGTATGTAAAGAAGAAAAAAGAATAAACTACTTTTCAGCCCAGCTTTCCACTACTTCTGCCTCAAACTCAACAGGAACTTTCTTAAGAAGTATCTTCCCTGAACGGAGCATACTTTCTGACAGAACATCCTTTGCCTTCTGAGCATCTTCCTCTTTTACATCAACCACAATCTCATCATGAACGAGGTTCACTATATGTGCATCAAGGCCGTCCTTTAGTTTTCCAAAAAATACAACTGCCATTTTTAGCATATCGCTACCTGTAGCCTGTATCGGAAAATTAACCGCCTCTGTAAATCTATTTACAACCATTCTCCTGCCAAGCAGAGAATAAACAACAATAGTGTGTTTTTTAGAAAGTTCCTCTTTTACCTTTTCATGCCATTTTTTAAATCCAGAATACACCTCAAAAAATCTTTCGTGGAATTTCTGAGCTTCTCTAAGGGTTATATCTATTCCATAGTTATTTTTTGCATACTCCATAAGGGATTTTGGAGATATACCATAAATAAGACCAAAATTTATAGCTTTTGCCATCTGTCTTTCTTCCTTGGTTATCTCTTCATATTCCTTTCCAAGAATAAGGGAGGCTGTAAACCTGTGGAGGTCTTTACCCTCTGAAAAAGCCTTTATCATTGTTTCATCATTAACATACTCGGCGGCTATTCTCAGTTCTATTTGTGAGTAATCTGCAACTATAAGTTTTCTACCCTTATGTGCTTTAAATAATTTTCTAAGCTCTCTTGTTATATTCTGGAGATTTGGACGGGAAGAAGCCATTCTTCCTGTAGGTGCCCCAATCTGCTTAAACTCGCTGTAAATTCTGCCATTTCTAAGATGGGAATTAAGCTCTTTTAATTTATCAAGGGTTTTTTTCTCGGAACGTATCTCCAGAAGTTCTTTTACCTCAGGTCTGTCAATATACTGTCTTAATGCACTATCCTGCGAGGATAGAGAACCTTTCTGTGTTCTTGGCAGTTTGAGGCCTACTTTGTTTGTTAGCCATGCTGTTACCTTTTGAGGTGAAAAAGGGTCAACACCATACTTTCTATAAAAGAAAATATACTTTCTCTGGTAATCCTGAGATACCTGCTGGAGCATTTTTTTCAGCTCATTTTCATCAACAGGCATACCTGTAAGCTCTATCTGGGCAAGCTGAGGCACAAAAGCCATCTCAACAACTGCAACTGCATTATCAAGGGAAAATGTTTTGTGTATTTCTCCTGAGGCTTTATGGGGAGTTTCTATACTGTTAAGCCTATCCCTGAGTATAGGAAAAATCTCACGGAGAATATCAACATCCTTTGCTGCATAATCAAGCTGCTCCTGAGATAAATCCCTTAATCCCCATGCTGAAGCCTGCTGGCTTTTGTCTAAATGATTTTCTGTAAGACGGTAGCTTACAGCCTGTAATGAATGCTTTTCCCCTTCATGCTCAGAAAGAAGCTGGGAAGCAATCATTGTATCAAAAACTATCTGTGGAAAAATATCAAAGTTTGTTTTAAGAAACTTTATATCAAATTTAAGGTTGTGTCCTATAATGCCTTTTTGCTCTATTAATGGTTTTAAATATTCAGCAAATTCAGGAATAAGAAACATATCATAAAGGAAGATATCATTATGGTTTCCCAGCTGAATAAGACGAACCTTATCTGAGAAAAAATCAATATCCTTAAAGGATTTTACAGCAACTTCTGTGTCCAGAAATAGATATTTATCTTTCTCAAAAGCTTTTAAGCTTTCTACTGCCTCATCCAAGGAAAATATGTAGCTATATTTCATTCTACTCAACTACTACAGCTGTCCCCCATACAGAAATCATAAGCATAGACTCATACATCTCATAGGAAAAATTTATTCCTACAACTGCATTTGCTCCCTTTTCGGCAGCCTGCTCCTGCAGTTCTTCCAGTAATTTTTGTCTGTATTTGTTTAACTCTTTTTCATAGGAACGGGTTCTGCCACCTAAAAAATCCCTTATACTTGCAAACAAATCCCTTATTACGTTTACTCCTATAACTGCCTCAGCAGCAACAATATCTTTGTATTCCTTTATTTGTCTGCCTGATATTGTGTCTGTTGTGGTTAAAATCATCTTACCTCTCCATAACTTATAAATACTGCTCCTTTTTCAAGCATCTGTTTTATAGCCTTTTCTATATCTCCTTTATTCGCCTCTACTCCTTTTATTGCATCTTCAAGAACAAATACCTGATAACCAAGATTAAGTCCGCCTAAAACAGTGTTTTTAACGCAGTAGTCTGTAGCAACTCCACCGACAAAAAGCCTTTTTATTCCCCTTTCCTTAAGGAGCTGGTCTAAAATAGTTCCCTGAAAACCTGAATATGCATCAAAATCCCTTGATGTTCCTTTTGAGATAATAAATTTGTTGTCCAGTGGTATTTGAAGTTCTGGATGGAATTTTGCCCCTTCTGTATCCTGAACACAATGGGGAGGCCATATACCACCATGTCCTTTAAATGATATATGGTCTGACGGATGCCAGTCCCTTGTAAAATAAACAGGATTTCCTCTATCTGCAAAAAGCTTTATATACTGGTTTAAAACAGGAACAATCTTATCTCCGTCTGGAACAGGCAAAGCTCCTCCTGGCATAAAATCATTTTGCATATCAACAACTATAAGGGCATCAAAATCATTTATTTTTAGCTTCATGGTCGTTGCCCTCTACTCGTTTTCTTCCTCTACTTCTTTACAATTTATGCAAAGTTTTGCAATTGGTCTTGCCTTTAATCTTTCGTATGGAATTTCTGCACCGCACATCTCGCATATTCCATAAGTGCCATACTCTATTTTTTGAAGGGTCATCTCTATTCTTTTTAAAACTTTTCTATCTCTATCAAGGTTTCTCAGCATAACAAGTCTGCCTGCTTCTGCGTCGGCTCTATCAATCTCATCTCCACCTTCATAGGAAAGGGGCTCTCCAACATTTTCCTGAGTTTCACTCAGGAGTTTTTCCCTCCATTCTAAAAGTGCCTGCTTTAGCTCTTCAATCTGTTCAGGTGTTAAATGTTTCATCTTTAACTCCTTAATCCATAAAATTTAAGCTCTTCAATAAGCTTAGAGGCCTCAATCTGTCCTGGAGCAAAGGACTTGCCTATGTAGGTATAAGTCAGTATAGACCCAAAGAAAAATCCTGCAACCCTTGTTATTTTCCCTTCTTCTCCCATTCCTATAGCAACAAGCTTTTTATCTCTATTTTTTGCAGTTATACATAATATACGGCTCACATCCTCGTGGCTATTTATTTTGAAGGCATATTTGATAATATCAGGGGATAAAGCAGCTGCTTTATCTATTATTTCCTGAATTTCCTCTTCAGGTGGGGTTTTCTCAAAATCATGGTAAGAAACAAGGGAAAGTTTACCTTCATCTTGTGCTATTTCTATCACTTTTTGGTTTATAGAGGTTGATGTAAGTTCTATATCCAGTATGTCAGAGTATTCAACAACTGCCTCAAATATCTTTATCCTTTCTTCATCAGGTATTGCTGTTCCACCTTCCTGCTCAGACCTGACAGTTGCTATTATCCCAAGGTCGTATTTTTTTACAAATCTGGCCTTTTCCAGAATGTAATCTATCTCCAGATTAGAAAACTGGTCTATCCGAAGCTCAACCATATCTATCTTTTTATCAACTGCTATAGGAACGATATTCTCAAGATTTTCATCGCTTACAGGCAAAACAACAAGTGGATAATTTCCCATTTTTCCCTCCTTTCTCAGAATAGGAAAATTTTAACATGAAGGGAAAAATCATTTAACACTGAGGCTGAATATTGGTAAAAGGGTTGCAAATACAAAGAAACCGATTACAACAGAAAGGAGTATCAAAACAGCTGGCTCCAGATAACTGAGGAATATTGTGATTAATCTGTCTGTCTGTTTTCTGTATATCTGGGATATCAGACCCAGCATCTTTTCCAGCTGTCCCGTTTCTTCCCCTATTTTTATAAGCTGGATGCTATTTTCAGGTAGTAGTTTATATTTTTCAAGAAGCTGTGAAAGGGATTTTCCTTTTGTTATTTCCTTTGCAACAGTATCAAAATCCTTTTTTAAAACAGCATTGTTTATTGTTTCATTGGCAATCTGTATAGCTCTATCAAGTGTAAGTCCTCCTTTTAGTAAAAGGGACATAGTGTTACTCCATGTGAGATAGATTGTATATAAATGAACCTTTTTGAAAAATGGAATTCTCAGTTTTAGGCTATCTATCATCTCTTTTGTTATAAATTTTTTATAGCCTAAAAATCCAAGAATAATAAGAACTGGAGAAACCTTCAGAAAAATAGATGTGAGTTTTGATAGATAAACAACAATTTTTGTAAGAGTAGGAAGTTCTTTGCCAAACTGGGCATATATTTTGGTGATAGTTGGAACAACGAAGTTCATTATTATAATTACGGAAACAAAAGCCACAATAATGACAACAACAGGATAAATCAGGGCGTTTAGAATTTTTCTTTTGAACTCTTCCTGCTTTTCTATAAATTCTGATGCCGATAGAAATACTTTGTCCAGTGCACCTGAGGTTTCCCCTGCCCTAATCATCTCAACAAGAAATTTCGGAAAGACACCTGTCTTATCAAAAGCATCTGCAATGCTACTTCCTTCCTGAATATATTCTCTGGCAGAAAGTAAAGTGTCCTTTAAAACAGGGTTTTCCAGTTGTCTGGACAGTATATCAAATATCTGGGTAATATGGACATTTCTTTCAAGTAGAATTCCTATCTCATATAAAAGGAGTGCCAATTCTTCTTTGCTTATCTTATTTTTTGAAAATATCTCAAGCTGGAGAATAGATTTTCTTTTTTTCTTAAGGGAAGAAACTTCTTCTATCTCATAAGGAATTAATCCTTTTTTCTTTAGAATTTCCTTTAGATGTGATACTGAAATAGCCTCTTCAACTGCTGAAATTTCCTTTCCTTCCTGATTGTATGCTTTATATCTGAAAAATGGCATCCTTTACACCTGTGCAACCTGTAGAACTTCTTCAAGTGTTGTTCTGCCTTGAAGGACTTTAGAAATACCGTCCTCAATAAGTGTTTTCATTCCTTTATCAATGGCTTTTTGTTTCAGGATAGTTGTCTCTGGGTTCTTTGATATAGTAGTTCTTAAATCCTCATCAACTTCCATTATTTCATATATGGCCATTCTCCCTTTGTAGCCTGTTCCAAGGCATTCCTGACAGCCTTCTCCTTTGTACAAATCTTTTATCTCAACAGGTTTTTTGTAATGTTTCCTGATTTCCTCAACTTCTGCATCTGAAGGTGTATATTCTGTTTTACAGTTTTCACAGATAGTTCTTACAAGCCTTTGTGCTATTACTCCTTCCAGAGATGAAGCAATTAAAAATGGTTCAACTCCCATATCAACAAGCCTTGCAACAGCTGAAGGAGCATCATTTGTATGAAGTGTAGATAAAACAAGATGTCCTGTCATTGAGGCATGGATTGCTATTTCTGCTGTTTCCAAATCCCTTATCTCACCAACCATTATAATATCAGGGTCTTGTCTTAGGATACTTCTTAAACCATTTGCAAATGTAAGGTTTATTTTGGGGTTTACCTGTATCTGACTGATACCGTCTATCTGGTATTCCACAGGGTCTTCTATGGTGATTATATTTTTACGGGGTGTTTTAAGCTCCAGAAGGGATGCATAAAGGGTTGTTGATTTACCTGAACCTGTGGGACCTGTGATTAGCACAAGTCCGTATGGTTTTTTTATAATTCTTCTGTATTTTTCAAGGTCTTCAGGTAAAAATCCCAGTTCCTCAAGGGTAAGTAATTTGTTGGATTTATCTAAAAGCCTGATAACAATTCTTTCTCCGAAAACAGTAGGTAGGGTAGACACCCTCATATCAAGCTTTTTATCCCCGATTTTTACCTTTATTCTGCCGTCCTGTGGCAGCCTTTTTTCTGCAACATTTAGTCTGGAAATTATTTTTATACGGGATACAACCTGTGGATATGTATTTAAGGGAATTGTTGATATTTCGTGCAACACTCCATCCATTCTAAATCTAACCACAACCTTATCTGAAAATGGTTCAAAGTGAATATCACTGGCATTTGCTCTGATTGCTTTTAAAAAGAGGGAGTTTATAAGCTGTATTACAGGGGCATCTGAACCTGTTAACAGGTCTTCAAGGAAAGTCTCTTCCTTTATCTCTTCTTCTTCAATTTCATTTTCAAGGTTTGAGATATATTCTTCTAATTTTTCATTGAATTCTTCTTCAGAAATCAGTATGGTTTCAGGGGTTTTACCTGTAAGAAATCTGATGTCTTCTATGGCATAAAAAGGTGTATTTTTGGTTATGTATATCCTGTTTTCATCAACAGGTATTATCTGATTTTCCCTTAGAAAGTCAACTGTTAATTCTTTGAGGGTCAAGCTTATCCTCCAAAGTATTTTCTCCTGTAATCCTCAAATGTATCTGTATTTTCCTTTTTATCAATACTTCTTTCCTTTTTTTCCTGTTTTTGTGTCTTTTTCATTAATTCTTCGCTTAGTTTTCTATGTTCTTCTGTTATTTTTGCTAAATCCTCAGGGGTTTTTATTATGTAAGGGGTGAGAAAGATAAATAGATTTGTTTTACTCATATCGTCCGACTTATATTTAAAAGCATTTCCAATTAGAGGTATGGAAGATAATAAAGGCACACCTTCCATTGTTTTGATTGTTTTTTTGGATACCAGTCCGCCAAGAACTATTGTTTTTCCATTGGTAACTGTTATAGTTGTATTGAGTTCTCTTTTTGATGTAATAGGAACTACGTAGCTTAGTTGTCCTATCTGTGGTTTTTCAAAGCCTATTACTTCATTTACTTCCTGATGAATGTCCATAACAATATTATCATCTGAGATATGGGGAGTAACTTTTAGAATAAGACCCACCTCTTTGTAATCATAATTGATAATAGGATTTCCGTTAATATCAAATTTAACACTCTGGGCGAATGGTGTTACCTGAGAAACATTTATAGAGGCTTCCATATTGTCCATAGTCAATATCTTAGGTGAAGAAACAATGTTAAATCCTGTCCCTCTTTCAAGAAGAGAAAATAAGAATAATAAGTCTGGGAAAAAGAGAGGAGTTCCTGATACCTCTACTGTCTGGCCTGATGTGGAAAGAACACCAGCAACAAAATTTGAAGAACCTATTAGGTTATAAAATCCATCTTGTGATATACCTCCTCTGAATGCTGCTCCTCCCTGACTTCCAAAGATTTGCCATCTAACTCCAATTTCTCTTAATGCTTGTTCTGATACTTCGGTAATAAGAGCAGTTACAAGAACCTGTCTTTTTTGCTTGTCTAATTTGCTTACTATATCTTTTATTGCTGTGATTTCATTTTCGTTTCCATAGATTATCAATGAGTTTGAAGATTTATCTGCAACAACTTTTGGTTTTTCCTGTGAACTCTGGGAATATCTGTTGATGGGAACTGTTTTTTTCTTCTTTCCTCCTTGCCCCGATTTATAAGAAATAAGCCGTATATTTTCAAGGAGTTTATTAATAACATTTGCTACTTCTTCTGCCTTTGAGTTTTTAAGATAAATTACATCAAATCTTCTGCTGATTACATTTGAGGTTGGTTTATCCAGTTGGGAGATTAGTGAGTTAATCTCATTAAAAATATCTGAGGGGGCTTTTATAACTACAGCATTCTGGGATTTTATATTATAGACTTTAACCTGAATTCCTCTTTTTGCATAATCTGAAAATAGGGTGTTCAGTGCAGGAGTTACTTCTGAGGAGTTTGCAAATTGGAGTTTATAAACTTTTATCTGGGTGTTACCTCCTGATGTGTCAATCATAGATATAACTTTTTTTAGATTTTTTATATTTGCCTGTGTATCTGTGATTACCACAATATTTGCAGGGTTGTATGTGAATATTAGTCCACGGGGTGATTTTAAGCCTCTAAGTATATTTACAGCCTGGGTCACGTCTGCATGCCTGAATTTGTAAACATAAGTTATAAGGTCTTCTGAACCGTCAGGTTTTGTTTTTAATGGAGGTATATTGTTTCTGTATAAACCTACAGATATTACTTCATAAAAGTTTCCTTTATCTATAAGTAAGTAATTTCTTGCTTTTAGAACGGAAGTGTAAATATTCCATGCCTCATCTATTGATACAGGTTCAGGGAAAATAAGGGAAACTTCACCTTTAACATCACTGCCAAGTATTATATTTCTGCCGGTAAGCCCTGATATAAAGTAGGTAAGTAGTTTTAAATCTATTTTTTCAAAGTTAAAATAAACTTTTCCTGTTTTCTTAAACTCTTCTGCTTGTTGGAGAATTTTTTGGAGATTGCTCTCTGCTGCGAATATGTTTCCGCTAAATATAAGAAAGATTGCTATAAATATAGCTATTATTTTTTTACCTGATTTCATAGTTCAAGACCTTCCTCCGATTATTTCTTTCAACAACCACTTTTATATTGGTTTCATTTCGTAACATGTTATATAGCTTAAAAGCATCTTCAGCTGTTTTAACAGGCATATCGTTTATACTAATAATAAGGTCTCCTGACCTTAGACCCAGTTTATATAGTATGCTGTTAGGTCCTATATACTTAAATCTGTATCCTACTGTTTCATTATTTTTAACTACAGGGACAATCATAACATCCTTTAAAATAGTTCCTATATCTGCTGTTTTTTCTTCTATAAATCTTTTATCTACCTGAATGGTATCTCCATTGTATCTGATAGGTAAGTTCTTAAATTGCGAAACTGGAGAGGTTTTTCCTGCTTGGATAGTATTTGTTGTAGAAAAAT of Persephonella sp. IF05-L8 contains these proteins:
- a CDS encoding nicotinamidase codes for the protein MKLKINDFDALIVVDMQNDFMPGGALPVPDGDKIVPVLNQYIKLFADRGNPVYFTRDWHPSDHISFKGHGGIWPPHCVQDTEGAKFHPELQIPLDNKFIISKGTSRDFDAYSGFQGTILDQLLKERGIKRLFVGGVATDYCVKNTVLGGLNLGYQVFVLEDAIKGVEANKGDIEKAIKQMLEKGAVFISYGEVR
- the gspE gene encoding type II secretion system ATPase GspE, coding for MTLKELTVDFLRENQIIPVDENRIYITKNTPFYAIEDIRFLTGKTPETILISEEEFNEKLEEYISNLENEIEEEEIKEETFLEDLLTGSDAPVIQLINSLFLKAIRANASDIHFEPFSDKVVVRFRMDGVLHEISTIPLNTYPQVVSRIKIISRLNVAEKRLPQDGRIKVKIGDKKLDMRVSTLPTVFGERIVIRLLDKSNKLLTLEELGFLPEDLEKYRRIIKKPYGLVLITGPTGSGKSTTLYASLLELKTPRKNIITIEDPVEYQIDGISQIQVNPKINLTFANGLRSILRQDPDIIMVGEIRDLETAEIAIHASMTGHLVLSTLHTNDAPSAVARLVDMGVEPFLIASSLEGVIAQRLVRTICENCKTEYTPSDAEVEEIRKHYKKPVEIKDLYKGEGCQECLGTGYKGRMAIYEIMEVDEDLRTTISKNPETTILKQKAIDKGMKTLIEDGISKVLQGRTTLEEVLQVAQV
- a CDS encoding ankyrin repeat domain-containing protein encodes the protein MRKFISLLILIVLSAIFFIGCKRIDNSNPNDMLLTAAQLGDIDRVRLAIAKGANLNYQDENGGTALHWAVFYGYKDIVQLLLMHGADPLIKDKDGITPIDVARINNKKEMLKLLEKYVKKKKE
- a CDS encoding heavy metal-binding domain-containing protein, which codes for MILTTTDTISGRQIKEYKDIVAAEAVIGVNVIRDLFASIRDFLGGRTRSYEKELNKYRQKLLEELQEQAAEKGANAVVGINFSYEMYESMLMISVWGTAVVVE
- a CDS encoding TraR/DksA C4-type zinc finger protein codes for the protein MKHLTPEQIEELKQALLEWREKLLSETQENVGEPLSYEGGDEIDRADAEAGRLVMLRNLDRDRKVLKRIEMTLQKIEYGTYGICEMCGAEIPYERLKARPIAKLCINCKEVEEENE
- a CDS encoding bifunctional 3'-5' exonuclease/DNA polymerase is translated as MKYSYIFSLDEAVESLKAFEKDKYLFLDTEVAVKSFKDIDFFSDKVRLIQLGNHNDIFLYDMFLIPEFAEYLKPLIEQKGIIGHNLKFDIKFLKTNFDIFPQIVFDTMIASQLLSEHEGEKHSLQAVSYRLTENHLDKSQQASAWGLRDLSQEQLDYAAKDVDILREIFPILRDRLNSIETPHKASGEIHKTFSLDNAVAVVEMAFVPQLAQIELTGMPVDENELKKMLQQVSQDYQRKYIFFYRKYGVDPFSPQKVTAWLTNKVGLKLPRTQKGSLSSQDSALRQYIDRPEVKELLEIRSEKKTLDKLKELNSHLRNGRIYSEFKQIGAPTGRMASSRPNLQNITRELRKLFKAHKGRKLIVADYSQIELRIAAEYVNDETMIKAFSEGKDLHRFTASLILGKEYEEITKEERQMAKAINFGLIYGISPKSLMEYAKNNYGIDITLREAQKFHERFFEVYSGFKKWHEKVKEELSKKHTIVVYSLLGRRMVVNRFTEAVNFPIQATGSDMLKMAVVFFGKLKDGLDAHIVNLVHDEIVVDVKEEDAQKAKDVLSESMLRSGKILLKKVPVEFEAEVVESWAEK
- a CDS encoding type II secretion system F family protein, translating into MPFFRYKAYNQEGKEISAVEEAISVSHLKEILKKKGLIPYEIEEVSSLKKKRKSILQLEIFSKNKISKEELALLLYEIGILLERNVHITQIFDILSRQLENPVLKDTLLSAREYIQEGSSIADAFDKTGVFPKFLVEMIRAGETSGALDKVFLSASEFIEKQEEFKRKILNALIYPVVVIIVAFVSVIIIMNFVVPTITKIYAQFGKELPTLTKIVVYLSKLTSIFLKVSPVLIILGFLGYKKFITKEMIDSLKLRIPFFKKVHLYTIYLTWSNTMSLLLKGGLTLDRAIQIANETINNAVLKKDFDTVAKEITKGKSLSQLLEKYKLLPENSIQLIKIGEETGQLEKMLGLISQIYRKQTDRLITIFLSYLEPAVLILLSVVIGFFVFATLLPIFSLSVK
- the gspD gene encoding type II secretion system secretin GspD; this translates as MKSGKKIIAIFIAIFLIFSGNIFAAESNLQKILQQAEEFKKTGKVYFNFEKIDLKLLTYFISGLTGRNIILGSDVKGEVSLIFPEPVSIDEAWNIYTSVLKARNYLLIDKGNFYEVISVGLYRNNIPPLKTKPDGSEDLITYVYKFRHADVTQAVNILRGLKSPRGLIFTYNPANIVVITDTQANIKNLKKVISMIDTSGGNTQIKVYKLQFANSSEVTPALNTLFSDYAKRGIQVKVYNIKSQNAVVIKAPSDIFNEINSLISQLDKPTSNVISRRFDVIYLKNSKAEEVANVINKLLENIRLISYKSGQGGKKKKTVPINRYSQSSQEKPKVVADKSSNSLIIYGNENEITAIKDIVSKLDKQKRQVLVTALITEVSEQALREIGVRWQIFGSQGGAAFRGGISQDGFYNLIGSSNFVAGVLSTSGQTVEVSGTPLFFPDLLFLFSLLERGTGFNIVSSPKILTMDNMEASINVSQVTPFAQSVKFDINGNPIINYDYKEVGLILKVTPHISDDNIVMDIHQEVNEVIGFEKPQIGQLSYVVPITSKRELNTTITVTNGKTIVLGGLVSKKTIKTMEGVPLLSSIPLIGNAFKYKSDDMSKTNLFIFLTPYIIKTPEDLAKITEEHRKLSEELMKKTQKQEKKERSIDKKENTDTFEDYRRKYFGG
- the aroD gene encoding type I 3-dehydroquinate dehydratase; protein product: MGNYPLVVLPVSDENLENIVPIAVDKKIDMVELRIDQFSNLEIDYILEKARFVKKYDLGIIATVRSEQEGGTAIPDEERIKIFEAVVEYSDILDIELTSTSINQKVIEIAQDEGKLSLVSYHDFEKTPPEEEIQEIIDKAAALSPDIIKYAFKINSHEDVSRILCITAKNRDKKLVAIGMGEEGKITRVAGFFFGSILTYTYIGKSFAPGQIEASKLIEELKFYGLRS